AAATCATTAGGGATACTGAATGAATTCTACGGAAGATGATAAGGAGTAAACAAATCTATTGAAAAGGATTGACAGAATTGATTAGTCCCTTACATGTTACACAAGCTACAATAGAAGATGTGGAAGATATAGCACATTTATTTAATGAGTATAGAATTTTCTATAATCAGGAATCTGATTTGGTGGCAGCCAGAAGTTTTTTATCTGACCGCTTTGAGCACAGTGAATCGATTCTATTCATAGCCAAAGATACCGTCTTGAACAAAGCAATTGGATTTACTCAACTGTATCCGTCGTTTTCATCAATTTCAATGAAGAGATCATGGATTTTGAATGATTTGTATGTAATTGATGCGTACAGAAGACGCGGTGCTGCCCAATTGTTATTGGATGCGGTAAAAACATACGCAAAACAAACAAAAGCTAAAGGAATAGGACTGTCAACGGCAATTGACAATGAAAGGGCTCAAAGAATATATGAACGAAATGGATACGAGAGAGATAATGAATTTTTCCATTATTATTTGAGTTTATGACACCTGAGCAAGGATGATACGATGGAACTCCGGCTAATGGCTACCGCTTTTCTGATTAACGGCAATAAAATACTGATGATGAGGAAAACCGGAAATAGATTTTATAACTCCGAATTTTGGACTGGTCTTGGCGGACATATAGAACCTGCCGAACTAAACAGTCCGATGGAAGCTTGTCTGAGGGAGATCTTTGAAGAGTCAGGGATACGAGACACCGAAATCAAGGAATTAAAGCTGAAATATATACTGCTGAGGATCAAGGAAGATGAAATCAGACAACAATTTGTTTACTTCGGTTACACAGATAAAGTTGATTTATTACAATCCGAAGAAGGGGATTTGTTTTGGATTGATAAGAAAGAATTGTTGAGTTTGCATATGTCCAGCATAATCAAATATATGATAAAGCATGATTTGAACCATCCGAAATTAGTCGGCACATTGGTTGGGACAATGACAGTTAATAAAGAACAATTACCCGAAATTCAATGGTCGGAGCTTAAGGACCCAATCGTTTTTTAAGAGGAGCGGGTGATGGAGTTTGAGTCGACACATTAAGTTAGCACAGAAGAATGAAATCGGTCTCGTATATCAATTAATTCAGGAAGCATTTCAAGAATATGACGGTAAACTTGATCCCCCATCAGGTGCTTTGAGGGAGTCGGAAGAAAGTATAAGTAAAAAAATATCAGAGCTTGGCGGGGCCATAATCGTTTGGGAAGACACAATGCCTATTGGGACGGCACTTTACGATTTCACCGGTGAATATATGTATATAGGTCGGGTTTCGGTTGTACCGGATAGTAGGGGACAAGGAATTGGAAAAGAACTTATTTTATATCTAGAGGCACTAGCTCGGGAACGTCAACTTAAAACAACGAGAGTCGGAGTGAGATTATCAATTCCTCAAAATGTAATTTTTTATCAGAGGCTTGGTTATCAAGTGTTAAACCATATTTTTTATCCTGAAGGAACGGACAGCTGGTATGTAATGCAGAAGAATCTATAGAAATTTGATGAATAGAGGTCCATACAGATGTATCAGCTCCGAGATGCAAGATATTTTGGGTTTAAGGCCGCATATAACTTTAGCCGTATATAATGATATTCCGGACCTGGATTCGTCTTTGGAACGGTTTACACATTATTTTGACAATGTTCAAGAAATTGGTTTGAAGTTTGAAGTACTAGCGTTGTTCCCGAGCTCGGGCACACTTTTTCTAAACCCCCACAGTGACTGAAGAGTTAATCGGAATTCACAAAGATTATCATGGTCATTTTGAGGAATTAATCGAACTCGCAAACCCTTATTATATACCAAAAAGTTGGGACCCTCACTGTACATTGGCGCTGCGGTTATCCTCGGAGAAAGCACTTGAAGCGATGAAGTATTGTTATGAAGATTTCACACCTAGAAGAAGTAAAATTATTGAAGCAGGTGTCATCAAACTTGAGTATGATATGAATCGTAAATGCAAAAGCAGTCAAACTATACATTTGAAGAAATTACGAGGTTAATTGCATCCGATAATGGACATGGCTTAATTGAAAAATAGCCCCAAGCGGAGTTAAAGCCGAACGTTGTAGCCTGCAGTTCTTCGGGAGCCATCTTTTTCACAAGCACATTGAGCGATGGCAGCATCCCGCCGATAAATAGCCCGAGAAGAAATCTTCCCACAAGCAATACGCCTATTCCTGTGGCTAAAGCCTGAGGAATATACATAAACGCCGCTGCACATAGCGCGAGAACGAGAATTTTGCGTTGGCCGATACGATCGCCAAGTCTTCCGAGCGTCGGCGCTCCAATAAGATTGGCCATACCGCTCAT
This is a stretch of genomic DNA from Paenibacillus sp. sptzw28. It encodes these proteins:
- a CDS encoding N-acetyltransferase; amino-acid sequence: MTELISPLHVTQATIEDVEDIAHLFNEYRIFYNQESDLVAARSFLSDRFEHSESILFIAKDTVLNKAIGFTQLYPSFSSISMKRSWILNDLYVIDAYRRRGAAQLLLDAVKTYAKQTKAKGIGLSTAIDNERAQRIYERNGYERDNEFFHYYLSL
- a CDS encoding NUDIX domain-containing protein codes for the protein MATAFLINGNKILMMRKTGNRFYNSEFWTGLGGHIEPAELNSPMEACLREIFEESGIRDTEIKELKLKYILLRIKEDEIRQQFVYFGYTDKVDLLQSEEGDLFWIDKKELLSLHMSSIIKYMIKHDLNHPKLVGTLVGTMTVNKEQLPEIQWSELKDPIVF
- a CDS encoding GNAT family N-acetyltransferase, with amino-acid sequence MSRHIKLAQKNEIGLVYQLIQEAFQEYDGKLDPPSGALRESEESISKKISELGGAIIVWEDTMPIGTALYDFTGEYMYIGRVSVVPDSRGQGIGKELILYLEALARERQLKTTRVGVRLSIPQNVIFYQRLGYQVLNHIFYPEGTDSWYVMQKNL